A region from the Myripristis murdjan chromosome 23, fMyrMur1.1, whole genome shotgun sequence genome encodes:
- the ccnd2b gene encoding G1/S-specific cyclin-D2b has translation MELMCLESERAPRAPPDPNILYDERVLQSLLTIEDRFLPQSSYFQRVQKDIQPYMRKMVAGWMHEVCEEEKSAEDVFPLAINYLDRFLAVMPTRKCYLQLLGAVCMFLASKLKDSRPLSAEKLCMYTDNSITPRELLEWELVVLGKLKWNMASVIPNDFIELIIRRLPIPKDKLTMVRKHTQTFIALCATDDRLAMNPPSMIATGSVGAAVCGLQLDHTDQMLSRDNLTDLLAKITNTEVDCLRACQEQIERVLASSLQQGQQHRQESGLRAGNKAMEQQDQSSTPTDVRDVNL, from the exons ATGGAGCTTATGTGCCTCGAGTCGGAGCGAGCACCGAGAGCCCCACCTGACCCAAACATCCTCTATGATGAAAGAGTATTGCAAAGTTTATTAACAATTGAGGACAGGTTTCTACCGCAGAGCTCCTATTTCCAGCGTGTCCAGAAGGATATTCAGCCCTATATGAGAAAAATGGTTGCAGGCTGGATGCACGAG GTGtgtgaagaggagaaaagtgcCGAAGATGTCTTCCCTTTAGCCATAAATTATTTGGACAGATTTTTAGCAGTGATGCCCACCAGAAAGTGTTATTTGCAGCTTCTGGGAGCTGTGTGCATGTTCTTGGCCTCTAAGTTAAAGGACAGTCGGCCACTATCAGCAGAAAAGCTATGCATGTACACAGACAACTCCATCACACCACGGGAACTGCTG GAATGGGAACTGGTGGTGCTGGGGAAGTTGAAGTGGAACATGGCCTCGGTCATTCCCAATGATTTCATAGAGCTCATCATACGTAGGCTGCCCATCCCCAAAGACAAGCTGACTATGGTccgcaagcacacacagacattcattGCCCTCTGTGCCACAG ATGACCGCCTCGCCATGAACCCTCCTTCCATGATTGCCACCGGCAGCGTGGGAGCAGCTGTCTGTGGTCTGCAGCTGGACCACACTGACCAGATGCTGAGTCGAGACAACCTGACAGACCTGCTGGCCAAGATCACCAACACAGAGGTG GATTGTTTGAGGGCGTGCCAGGAGCAGATAGAGCGCGTGCTGGCCAGCAGCTTGCAGCAGGGCCAGCAGCACAGGCAGGAGAGCGGGCTCAGAGCGGGCAACAAGGCCATGGAGCAGCAGGACCAGTCCAGCACCCCCACAGATGTACGCGATGTCAACCTATGA
- the fgf23 gene encoding LOW QUALITY PROTEIN: fibroblast growth factor 23 (The sequence of the model RefSeq protein was modified relative to this genomic sequence to represent the inferred CDS: deleted 1 base in 1 codon), whose protein sequence is MDVNKKLGTRDSVLALLLAFLLGFRLGESAPNPSPLLGSNWGNPRRYVHLQTSTDLNNFYLEIKLNGTVRKTTVRSSYSVILLKAETRERVAILGVKSNRYLCMDVEGNPFSSPICLRDDCLFNHKLLENNRDVYYSSRTGILFNLEGSRQVYSAGQNLPQTSLFLPKRNTVPLERLLLHREKRNQVVDPADPHNVYQGQTEDGSDSRAVPEDDTDVETEAGDEGRNVSRETPLAPSTHDPWNVHSSNPASPRITGTMG, encoded by the exons ATGGACGTAAACAAGAAACTGGGAACGAGGGACAGTGTGCTGGCGCTCTTACTCGCATTCCTCCTGGGATTTCGACTGGGAGAATCGGCCCCCAACCCTTCGCCACTGCTTGGATCCAACTGGGGGAACCCGAGGAGATACGTCCACCTGCAGACATCCACGGACCTCAACAACTTCTACTTGGAGATCAAATTAAATGGCACTGTGCGCAAAACCACAGTTAGGAGTTCATATA GTGTGATTTTACTGAAAGCTGAAACAAGGGAGCGCGTCGCCATCCTTGGAGTCAAAAGTAACCGCTACCTGTGTATGGATGTGGAGGGCAACCCTTTCAGCTCT CCCATCTGCCTCAGGGACGACTGCCTGTTCAATCACAAGCTTCTGGAGAACAACCGGGACGTGTACTACTCCAGCAGGACGGGCATCCTGTTCAACCTGGAGGGCTCCAGGCAGGTGTACTCGGCGGGGCAGAACCTGCCTCAGACCTCCCTGTTCCTGCCCAAGAGGAACACGGTGCCGCTGGAGCGCCTCCTGCTGCACCGGGAGAAGAGGAACCAGGTCGTGGATCCCGCCGACCCGCACAAC GTCTACCAGGGTCAGACCGAGGACGGCTCCGACTCCCGGGCCGTGCCGGAGGACGACACCGACGTGGAGACTGAGGCCGGGGATGAGGGGCGCAACGTGTCCCGGGAGACGCCTCTGGCCCCGTCCACCCACGACCCATGGAACGTGCACTCCTCCAACCCCGCCAGCCCCCGCATCACCGGCACCATGGGGTGA
- the tigarb gene encoding LOW QUALITY PROTEIN: fructose-2,6-bisphosphatase TIGAR B (The sequence of the model RefSeq protein was modified relative to this genomic sequence to represent the inferred CDS: deleted 1 base in 1 codon) — protein MNQPGSTAESDREDVYIQLDSDPTWETQYNRDKLLQGQGVDTPLSETGVRQAEVVGQYLTQLRFNNVFVSDLQRACQTAEIILRNNTHASGTEMVLDPLLRERGFGIAEGRPKEDLKNMANAAGQSCRDYTPPGGETLDQVRLRFRKFLKVLFQRMLEDHGCAGQSAAVGGTEAGADGNGAAAAGTSPDDGLQGVSVHALVVSHGAYIRVAIRHLVEDLGCSLPEGVKMSQLFSPCPNTGISRFILTLSQAESGPVLSAAHCVFTNRKDHLDSLKAAQQCD, from the exons ATGAACCAACCAGGAAGCACCGCAGAGTCCGACCGTGAAGATGTTTACATTCAGCTTGACTCTGATCCGACA TGGGAAACTCAGTACAACAGAGACAAGCTGCTGCAAG GACAAGGCGTGGACACCCCCCTGTCGGAGACGGGGGTG CGGCAGGCGGAGGTGGTCGGGCAGTACCTCACACAGCTCAGGTTCAACAACGTGTTTGTCAGTGACCTGCAGCGCGCCTGTCAG aCTGCTGAAATAATTCTGAGAAACAACACTCATGCCTCTGGCACGGAGATGGTTTTGGACCCGTTACTCAGAGAGAGG GGTTTTGGGATCGCTGAAGGACGGCCCAAAGAGGATCTGAAGAACATGGCCAACGCTGCCGGCCAGTCGTGTCGGGACTACACCCCTCCAGGAGGAGAGACGTTAGACCAG GTGAGGCTGCGGTTCAGAAAGTTCCTCAAAGTCCTTTTCCAGCGAATGTTAGAGGACCACGGCTGTGCGGGACAGAGTGCCGCCGTGGGGGGAACAGAAGCCGGGGCTGATGGGAATGGGGCTGCGGCTGCAGGTACTTCCCCTGACGACGGCCTCCAGGGGGTGTCGGTCCACGCCCTGGTCGTGAGCCACGGCGCCTACATCCGTGTAGCCATCAGGCACCTGGTGGAGGATTTGGGCTGCTCTCTGCCTGAGGGGGTGAAGATGTCCCAGCTGTTTTCGCCCTGTCCCAACACCGGCATCAGCCGCTTCATTCTCACCCTGAGCCAGGCCGAGTCGGGGCCGGTCCTCTCTGCCGCTCACTGTGTTTTTACCAACAGAAAGGACCATCTGGACAGCCTTAAAGCTGCTCAACAGTGTGACTGA
- the LOC115355282 gene encoding fibroblast growth factor 6-like, with product MAIAQRCLYSMSNGARTHWTLPAIIVLTTSLFGIVSSYPIPSRTNATLLEKRWETLFSRSYLGITGEKSELNWESDYLLGIKRVRRLYCNVGIGFHLQVLPDGRISGAHNENQYSLIEISTVDRGVISLFGVRSELFVAMNSRGRLYGTRVFRDECKFKETLLPNNYNAYESFVYKGSYIALSKHGRVKRGNKATTAMTVTHFLPRL from the exons ATGGCCATTGCGCAAAGGTGCCTCTACAGTATGTCCAACGGGGCCAGGACGCACTGGACGCTGCCAGCAATTATTGTCCTGACGACTTCTCTTTTTGGGATCGTGTCATCCTATCCGATTCCGAGCAGGACTAATGCGACTTTATTGGAAAAGAGATGGGAGACCCTCTTCTCCCGCTCCTATCTCGGTATAACTGGGGAAAAATCGGAGCTGAACTGGGAGAGTGACTATTTGCTGGGCATCAAAAGAGTGCGGCGACTCTACTGCAACGTGGGCATTGGGTTTCACCTGCAGGTCCTCCCGGATGGCAGGATAAGCGGTGCACACAATGAGAACCAATACA GTCTAATAGAGATCTCTACCGTGGACCGAGGAGTGATCAGCTTGTTCGGAGTGAGAAGTGAGCTGTTTGTCGCAATGAACAGCAGGGGAAGGTTATACGGAACG agAGTCTTTCGGGATGAGTGCAAGTTCAAGGAGACTTTGCTGCCCAACAACTACAACGCCTATGAGTCTTTTGTTTACAAGGGCTCCTACATCGCCCTCAGCAAGCATGGCCGCGTAAAGAGAGGCAACAAGGCCACCACCGCCATGACTGTCACACATTTCCTCCCCCGACTATGA